DNA from Musa acuminata AAA Group cultivar baxijiao chromosome BXJ1-5, Cavendish_Baxijiao_AAA, whole genome shotgun sequence:
GCATGCTCGTTTACTTAAGCCACCTTCACATTAATTGAACTGTAAAAGATGACCTATGGGCTTCTTGCATCTATACACGTTGGACATATTATTTGTTCTGATTGACATATATAGATGCAAAAAATATATGGTATCAAGTTATCAATTTTTCTTTTTGTGGGATACTCaatcttattccttttgatccatGGCCTTAGGATTGAGGGTAAATAGCATAGTTATTTGAAATTCTGATAAACAGGGTCAGGGCAGTTATTTGATTTACCTTGAGTGTTGAATAATTGAATTTATTTGCTTTCTGAATTTCGAAAGAGTGTTGTAAAAGATTACAGTTTCATGCATTCAGCACAATTTAACTCATTTATTAAGGTTGCTagtttttctaaattttttattttgttttgagtATATAATCTTTGGTACCATGCAGTGAAACTCTTTTTATCTCACAAATCTAGGTAGGTTTATTGATGTCTCTTACATTGTGATGGTATAAAGTCAATGCCTTGATTTGTGTAATGGCTGATATAATCAATTACTATTTTCTTCCAGTGTCCTAGTTGAATGCTACACATAGCTTTATGTAGAGCATACTCATGCCAGGATTCCAAATGTTACTCAATATAATCTGGAATGATGTTGTGTCACTTTTGTGGCTTTTGAATTTTGCACATTTGACCACAactaatttttcctttttttatgaaCTTTTGGTTTTCTCATTACCATCATCATATTATCATATTATTTATTCGCTTTCTTCTGTTTGATTTCAGCTATCATGGCTGGAGTGGCACCTGAAGGATCTCAATTTGATGCTCGCCAATATGATGCCAAAATGAATGAGTTGTACTGTTTCTTACCTTTTTTTGCTATATTTGCTAGTAATTGATTTTCACATGATGCGCTTCTTATTCATTGACTTAGATTAAAATTTTTACTGATGTGGTCTTGTTTCCATGAGAGGGCAGGCTTTCGCACGATGGGCAGGATTTTTTTGCATCATATGATGAGGTTTTTGATAGTTTTGATGCTATGGGTCTCCAGGAGAACCTTTTGAGAGGCATTTATGCTTATGGTAAGTTACCTCCTTCCTTTTACCTATTTGAGATGTTGGTATCTAATAGAAGTGGTGTAAGCTAATATATCTGTTTCTACATGGTGTGAACTTTGCTAATATATTTGTTCTTACACTTTGTGAACTATAGGTTTTGAAAAGCCATCCGCAATCCAGCAAAGAGGTATTGTTCCTTTCTGCAAGGGACTTGATGTTATTCAGCAGGCACAATCAGGGACTGGAAAGACTGCAACATTTTGTGCTGGTATTCTGCAACAGCTTGATTATGGCTTGGTACAATGTCAGGCTTTGGTTCTTGCTCCAACTCGTGAATTAGCCCAGCAGATTGAAAAGGTGATGCGTGCACTTGGTGATTATCTTGGTGTGAAAGTTCATGCTTGTGTTGGGGGAACTAGTGTTCGTGAAGATCAACGTATTCTTTCAAGTGGGGTTCATGTTGTTGTGGGGACACCAGGTCGTGTGTTTGACATGTTAAGAAGGCAATCTCTTCGCCCTGACTACATCAAGATGTTTGTGCTAGATGAGGCAGATGAAATGCTTTCTCGTGGTTTCAAGGATCAGGTGCTCCCAATGCCCATTCTATAGATGCAAAAGTTTCTATTTTTTGTGTTCAGTAAAGTATTATGTATAGTAAATGAAGCACCTAACTTTTTCTATGCTGCTAATTGCAATTTTTAAACTTGAGTTCACTATTATCTGTGGTTAACAAAAAATACTTTCTAAAGTTGGAAGCACACAATGGCTTTATTAAGTTGGTCCTCAGAGTGCAACATTTACTTAGTCGTGGGCCAACTTTAAATGCATATTAGCTGCAgttcttatattattttttcactaaattttttttttcgtgtGTTTCTGTGTgtccacaaacacacacacatttGAGCTGCCAGAGTGCTCATCTTTCAAGCAAGAGATTATTGCCAGCACTGTAGAGTGTCTAGGCTCTAGGCACTGAACTCCTTTTACATGACAGAAAGAGAGGGAGGGTTGGGTGTGGGGGGAAGGAATGgagggaaaaggagaagaggtgaaAGAGTAAAATATATCCTTTGTTTATGCTTTACTGTTGCTTTGCTGTAAATGGTATCTCCTTGCTTGCTCTGAAGTCGTGCAAATTACTTGCATTGTTTATTGAAAAGGAAACTGTAATTTGGTTATCATAAAATGAGAGTAAAAGGCATAATATGTCATGGAAATAAGCTATCCCATAAATTCTTGGAAGACCATGCATATATACTTTACCAAACCATCATATTTAAGAGCTTATCATCACCTTGATAAGGTGACAACCTTATTAAAATGGTTTTCAAATTGGGCCAGTTTTCTAAAACCATGGTTTAATTGGTGCCTTGTCCAAAATGGACTTTTAAATGGTATAGGTTGCCATTTTATCAAACCATCATTGTTTACAACTACTTCCTGGATATCTTTGGAGAAGATTTCTGTATCATAATTTGTTTACAACTATATGTACAACTTCTAAAATATATGCATATTTTTTTGCTCACTTGTCTTCACTAGTTATATAACTTCTTACCATGTTATGTCGTTATATGGTGTTTTATTGAATAATccagatttttttttgaacaagcAAAACATTACTGCTATGAGTAGGTTGTAATTGTTTATAAAATGTTGACtataattctttttgctattacaacgatgtgaaaattttaatttaagccAAAATGTTGACTATAAaatacaaattacaaaaagcACCCTGTGGTTTAAGAAAACCTCTAATAAGATGTTTCTTGGAGTTCATAGCTGATACTTTGCTCGATATGTGATTTCAGTATGAATTGTTTATTACACCATAACCAAAAGAAGAAGGTGCCAAATGTAATTATCTCTAAAGACGACTCATAGCATGAGTGAGATAAATCAAGTCACGATGTTTTTGCTGGTCTTAATTGACTCACTTATGATGTTTGACATCTAAAGGGGTGGCTGCTTTATGCAGGAACATCATTGTTAATTTTGTTTGAGATACAGGCTATTTTTTCAGAATGCCCAAACACATGCTGCCTGATATTGTAAGAGCTTGTTATGTGGAAACTTGAGTGCCAGGTTTAACAAAATTCTCTTGGTTGCATTGATAATACTTTTGTTATACCTTTTTTCATTTTTGTTGTCATTAAATATTGTTGCATCTTTGTATCTCATGCCTAGAAATCCATTGTCTCtagtcatatgcataattttgagttaACATTCAGCTTACCTTTGAGTGAACattcaaatatttatttatgtttacTTGATGCAACTGGTTTTACTACTTTCATGTGAAGTTCCATTTAATCTTCCAGCTTTTCTTACATCTTCTGTGCCTTAATTGGTTATGAGAGGGAAGGTATATCTGTTCATTAATGGGCTTTCTTTCTTCAGATCTATGACATATTTCAGCTGCTTCCTTCCAAGATACAAGTTGGTCTATTTTCTGCCACAATGCCTCCAGAGGCTCTTGAGATTACtcgcaagttcatgaacaaaCCTGTCAGGATTCTTGTGAAACGAGATGAGCTTACTTTGGAGGGTATCAAACAATTCTATGTCAATGTTGAGAAGGAAGAATGGAAGCTTGAGACCCTCTGTGACCTCTACGAGACATTGGCCATCACGCAGAGTGTGATTTTTGTCAATACTCGACGTAAGGTGGACTGGCTTACTGACAAAATGAGGAGCAGGGACCATACTGTCTCAGCAACCCACGGAGATATGGATCAAAATACTAGGGACATTATAATGCGTGAGTTCCGCTCTGGCTCGTCCCGTGTACTCATCACCACTGATCTTCTTGCTCGTGGCATTGATGTCCAGCAGGTCTCCCTGGTTATAAACTATGATCTGCCAACACAGCCAGAGAACTATCTTCATCGTATTGGGCGAAGTGGTCGTTTTGGAAGAAAGGGTGTTGCAATCAACTTTGTCACTGTTGATGACGAAAGAATGTTGTTTGATATCCAGAGGTTCTACAATGTGGTGATTGAGGAGCTGCCATCCAATGTCGCAGACCTAATCTGATGTTATTTTTGTTAAGCTGGATGTTTAATCTATATATGTCCTATTAGGTTTAGTAATA
Protein-coding regions in this window:
- the LOC135673189 gene encoding eukaryotic initiation factor 4A-8, with protein sequence MAGVAPEGSQFDARQYDAKMNELLSHDGQDFFASYDEVFDSFDAMGLQENLLRGIYAYGFEKPSAIQQRGIVPFCKGLDVIQQAQSGTGKTATFCAGILQQLDYGLVQCQALVLAPTRELAQQIEKVMRALGDYLGVKVHACVGGTSVREDQRILSSGVHVVVGTPGRVFDMLRRQSLRPDYIKMFVLDEADEMLSRGFKDQIYDIFQLLPSKIQVGLFSATMPPEALEITRKFMNKPVRILVKRDELTLEGIKQFYVNVEKEEWKLETLCDLYETLAITQSVIFVNTRRKVDWLTDKMRSRDHTVSATHGDMDQNTRDIIMREFRSGSSRVLITTDLLARGIDVQQVSLVINYDLPTQPENYLHRIGRSGRFGRKGVAINFVTVDDERMLFDIQRFYNVVIEELPSNVADLI